Proteins from a genomic interval of Lolium perenne isolate Kyuss_39 chromosome 1, Kyuss_2.0, whole genome shotgun sequence:
- the LOC127299064 gene encoding probable isoprenylcysteine alpha-carbonyl methylesterase ICME isoform X1, which yields MQQQPVTPVSGRAGAQPEPFTPRGTPRLRRRDSSASAPSTPGARRRPTTFREDVGHAAAETYLVTRLAFILLRSLGVGYRWISQLAALLIYAVLLMPGFIRVGYYYFFSSQVLRSVVYGDQPRNRLDLYIPRDRSKANPVVAFVTGGAWIIGYKAWGALLGRRLAERGIIVACIDYRNFPQGTISDMVSDATEGIAFICDSVASYGGDPNQIYLMGQSAGAHISACALLEQAVKESKGEEISWSVTQIKAYFGLSGGYNMENLVDHFHERGLYRSIFLSIMEGRRSLSHFSPEIVTKKLNPEAIALLPQFVLFHGTGDYSIPSSASEAYVDALKKAGAKAKLQLYKGKTHTDVFVQDPLRGGKDPLVEDVVSIIHADNPNACEKYDSSPIPERLVSEWQIQLARQISPF from the exons atgcagcagcagccCGTCACCCCGGTCTCCGGCCGCGCGGGCGCCCAGCCGGAGCCGTTCACCCCGCGTGGCACCCCGCGCCTGCGCCGGCGCGACTCCTCGGCGTCGGCGCCCTCCACCCCGGGCGCCCGCCGGCGGCCCACCACGTTCCGGGAGGACGTCggccacgccgccgccgagacGTACCTCGTCACGCGCCTCGCATTCATCCTACTCCGCTCCCTCGG GGTAGGTTATCGGTGGATATCTCAACTTGCTGCCCTCCTAATATATGCAGTTTTACTTATGCCCGGTTTCATAAGAG TTGGGTATTATTATTTCTTCTCAAGTCAGGTTCTTAGGAGCGTAGTCTATGGAGACCAACCAAGAAATAG GTTGGATCTGTACATACCCAGAGATCGCAGTAAAGCCAATCCAGTTGTGGCATTTGTAACCGGTGGAGCTTGGATCATAGG TTACAAGGCGTGGGGTGCTCTTCTTGGAAGGCGGTTAGCAGAACGGGGAATAATAGTCGCTTGCATTGATTACAG AAATTTCCCTCAAGGAACAATAAGTGACATGGTCAGTGATGCTACTGAGGGAATTGCATTTATTTGTGACAGTGTTGCTAGCTATGGAGGAGATCCTAATCA GATCTACTTGATGGGTCAATCAGCAGGAGCACATATCTCGGCATGTGCTCTCTTGGAACAAGCAGTTAAAGAATCAAAAGGAGAAGAAATTTCTTGGAGTGTTACTCAAATAAAAGCATATTTTGGTTTATCTGGAGG ATACAACATGGAAAATTTGGTTGATCATTTTCATGAACGTGGTCTTTATCGTTCAATTTTTCTCAG CATAATGGAGGGAAGGAGATCATTGTCACATTTCTCTCCAGAAATTGTCACGAAGAAATTAAATCCTGAAGCAATAGCTCTGCTTCCTCAGTTTGTACTTTTTCATGGAACAGGAGATTACTCTATACCATCTTCTGCTAG TGAAGCTTATGTGGATGCCCTTAAAAAGGCTGGCGCTAAAGCTAAGTTACAATTGTACAAAGGAAAAACACACACTGATGTATTTGTGCAG GATCCACTTAGGGGTGGCAAAGATCCACTGGTGGAAGACGTTGTTTCTATCATCCATGCTGATAATCCAAATGCATGCGAGAAGTACGATTCGTCACCTATACCTGAGCGCCTGGTGTCTGAGTGGCAAATACAGTTAGCCCGTCAAATTAGCCCATTTTGA
- the LOC127299063 gene encoding F-box/FBD/LRR-repeat protein At1g13570, with the protein MGMLALKRLMSTQRRQTRAPGCDADRCSSSEAKRKKEVGSDDVSPGAKRLRSSGLHLPEDIWCHIHSLMPLRDAARTACVSRAFSQSWRYHPNLTFNKCMLGSNSDGHVTDFIRTIDHVLKKHSGTNIKTLTLELDDFKNSWRRRLNSLLQIAMRPGIEEISLSFGFFAKAAYTFPCWLLSDRIRNSIRCLKLHRCVFGPTVKLGPFRSLAMLRFFKVRITGYKLGCLLTNSPALEWLELNSCDELDSLKIPCQLQRLSYLSVYFCLRLYMIEIKAPKLRVFDLDAEKVIKLSFGVSVELKQLYISSPDLVSCAHLEFLSNVPDLEGLKLKSCCQVISSVMLPIKLLHLKEINLSLTEEGDYDYFSLACLLDSCPSLRKIFLNVSHTCVGHQTFMEDPSHPRQMPGQQHGNLKSVTIFGFCYAKSLVELTCYIIENAATSLESLTLDIHGTRVVSVSGAILRPMYDGKLVEAPRTLLAIRTYIQRRIPSTVKLNVLEPCGTCSSSVGH; encoded by the exons ATGGGGATGCTCGCGCTGAAGCGGCTCATGTCTACGCAGCGTCGCCAAACCCGAGCCCCTG GATGTGATGCAGACCGATGTAGTTCTTCAGAGGCTAAAAGAAAGAAGGAAGTCGGCAGCGATGATGTTTCTCCAGGTGCTAAACGATTGAGATCTTCAGGACTGCACCTTCCAGAG GATATCTGGTGTCACATTCATTCCCTAATGCCACTGCGAGATGCTGCTCGTACTGCCTGCGTGTCTCGTGCCTTTTCACAATCCTGGAGATATCATCCCAACCTCACCTTTAATAAGTGTATGCTTGGCTCAAATAGCGATGGACATGTAACAGATTTCATCAGAACAATTGACCATGTTCTGAAAAAACACTCGGGAACTAACATCAAAACACTCACACTTGAACTGGATGATTTTAAAAATTCCTGGCGTCGTCGGCTGAATAGTCTGCTTCAGATTGCCATGAGACCAGGGATTGAAGAAATATCCCTTAGCTTCGGCTTCTTTGCGAAGGCAGCATACACGTTTCCATGCTGGCTTTTATCTGATAGGATCAGGAATTCAATTCGGTGTCTTAAACTACACCGTTGTGTTTTCGGCCCCACAGTCAAACTTGGTCCTTTCAGAAGCCTGGCAATGCTGCGTTTCTTTAAAGTGCGTATTACAGGGTACAAGTTAGGGTGCCTTCTTACAAACAGTCCTGCTCTCGAGTGGTTGGAACTTAATTCTTGTGACGAGTTAGATAGCCTGAAGATACCCTGCCAGCTTCAGCGGCTTAGCTACCTGAGTGTTTACTTTTGCCTGAGGCTGTACATGATAGAGATCAAAGCTCCAAAACTTCGTGTTTTTGACTTGGATGCAGAAAAGGTAATAAAGCTCTCATTTGGAGTATCAGTGGAGCTGAAGCAGTTATACATAAGCAGTCCAGACCTTGTGAGTTGTGCCCATTTGGAGTTCCTCTCCAATGTGCCAGATCTCGAAGGTCTCAAGCTAAAATCGTGTTGCCAG gtgatcagTTCAGTTATGCTACCCATCAAGTTACTCCACCTCAAAGAAATTAACCTTTCATTGACCGAAGAGGGTGACTATGATTATTTTTCTCTGGCTTGTTTGCTTGATAGCTGTCCTTCCTTGAGGAAAATTTTCTTAAAT GTATCTCATACATGCGTGGGACATCAGACGTTCATGGAAGATCCCTCACACCCGAGACAGATGCCAGGGCAGCAGCATGGCAATCTTAAAAGCGTGACAATCTTTGGTTTCTGTTATGCAAAGAGCTTAGTCGAGCTAACATGCTATATCATCGAGAACGCTGCTACATCGTTGGAGAGCCTAACATTGGACATTCATGGTACGCGTGTTGTCTCGGTATCTGGTGCCATACTCAGGCCCATGTACGATGGTAAGTTGGTGGAGGCTCCTCGAACTCTTCTGGCCATCAGAACATACATCCAGCGGAGAATCCCCTCGACTGTGAAGCTAAATGTCCTGGAGCCCTGCGGCACGTGCAGTAGTAGTGTTGGACATTAG
- the LOC127299064 gene encoding probable isoprenylcysteine alpha-carbonyl methylesterase ICME isoform X2 produces the protein MQQQPVTPVSGRAGAQPEPFTPRGTPRLRRRDSSASAPSTPGARRRPTTFREDVGHAAAETYLVTRLAFILLRSLGVGYRWISQLAALLIYAVLLMPGFIRVGYYYFFSSQVLRSVVYGDQPRNRLDLYIPRDRSKANPVVAFVTGGAWIIGYKAWGALLGRRLAERGIIVACIDYRNFPQGTISDMVSDATEGIAFICDSVASYGGDPNQIYLMGQSAGAHISACALLEQAVKESKGEEISWSVTQIKAYFGLSGGYNMENLVDHFHERGLYRSIFLSIMEGRRSLSHFSPEIVTKKLNPEAIALLPQFVLFHGTGDYSIPSSARIHLGVAKIHWWKTLFLSSMLIIQMHARSTIRHLYLSAWCLSGKYS, from the exons atgcagcagcagccCGTCACCCCGGTCTCCGGCCGCGCGGGCGCCCAGCCGGAGCCGTTCACCCCGCGTGGCACCCCGCGCCTGCGCCGGCGCGACTCCTCGGCGTCGGCGCCCTCCACCCCGGGCGCCCGCCGGCGGCCCACCACGTTCCGGGAGGACGTCggccacgccgccgccgagacGTACCTCGTCACGCGCCTCGCATTCATCCTACTCCGCTCCCTCGG GGTAGGTTATCGGTGGATATCTCAACTTGCTGCCCTCCTAATATATGCAGTTTTACTTATGCCCGGTTTCATAAGAG TTGGGTATTATTATTTCTTCTCAAGTCAGGTTCTTAGGAGCGTAGTCTATGGAGACCAACCAAGAAATAG GTTGGATCTGTACATACCCAGAGATCGCAGTAAAGCCAATCCAGTTGTGGCATTTGTAACCGGTGGAGCTTGGATCATAGG TTACAAGGCGTGGGGTGCTCTTCTTGGAAGGCGGTTAGCAGAACGGGGAATAATAGTCGCTTGCATTGATTACAG AAATTTCCCTCAAGGAACAATAAGTGACATGGTCAGTGATGCTACTGAGGGAATTGCATTTATTTGTGACAGTGTTGCTAGCTATGGAGGAGATCCTAATCA GATCTACTTGATGGGTCAATCAGCAGGAGCACATATCTCGGCATGTGCTCTCTTGGAACAAGCAGTTAAAGAATCAAAAGGAGAAGAAATTTCTTGGAGTGTTACTCAAATAAAAGCATATTTTGGTTTATCTGGAGG ATACAACATGGAAAATTTGGTTGATCATTTTCATGAACGTGGTCTTTATCGTTCAATTTTTCTCAG CATAATGGAGGGAAGGAGATCATTGTCACATTTCTCTCCAGAAATTGTCACGAAGAAATTAAATCCTGAAGCAATAGCTCTGCTTCCTCAGTTTGTACTTTTTCATGGAACAGGAGATTACTCTATACCATCTTCTGCTAG GATCCACTTAGGGGTGGCAAAGATCCACTGGTGGAAGACGTTGTTTCTATCATCCATGCTGATAATCCAAATGCATGCGAGAAGTACGATTCGTCACCTATACCTGAGCGCCTGGTGTCTGAGTGGCAAATACAGTTAG
- the LOC127299065 gene encoding delta(14)-sterol reductase — protein MGLPPSYGLIIIQVKGPATSLHSDPLRSPEMDEATAAGALAALAPSWSAAVVLLSYLGYLAVAGAVLPGKLVAGAVLPDSSRLHYRCNGLLSLLLLLGLSALGVYMGWMTPTVVADRGLELLSATFIFSVIVTFMLYFIGLRSRHQSSSLKPHVSGSFIEDWWFGVQLNPHFMGVDLKFFFVRAGMMGWLFINLSLFAKSYLAGSANRSVILYQFFCAWYIIDYFIHEEFMTSTWDIIAERLGFMLVFGDLVFIPFTFSIQGWWLLRNKVELPLLASVANCFVFLIGYLVFRGANKQKHLFKKNPKALIWGKPPKVVGGKLLISGYWGIARHCNYLGDLLLALSFSLPCGASSPIPYFYPTYLLILLIWRERRDEARCSAKYKDIWAEYCRLVPSRILPYVY, from the exons ATGGGCCTTCCGCCTTCATATGGTCTCATTATTATCCAAGTCAAAGGCCCAGCTACTTCACTTCACAGTGACCCGCTGAGATCCCCGGAGATGGACGAAGCCACCGCCGCCGGCGCGCTCGCCGCGCTGGCGCCCTCCTGGAGCGCGGCGGTCGTGCTTCTCTCCTACCTCGGGTACCTGGCCGTCGCGGGCGCCGTCCTTCCAGGCAAGCTCGTAGCCGGCGCCGTCCTGCCCGACTCCTCCCGCCTCCACTACCGCTGCAACG GTCTCCTCTCGCTCCTGCTGCTCCTGGGGCTCTCCGCGCTCGGCGTCTACATGGGCTGGATGACTCCCACA GTCGTGGCCGACCGTGGGCTCGAGCTGCTGTCGGCGACCTTCATCTTCAGTGTCATT GTCACTTTCATGCTCTATTTTATCGGGTTAAGGTCCCGCCATCAAAGTTCTTCGTTGAAACCACATGTTAGTGGGAGCTTCATAGAAGATTG GTGGTTTGGAGTGCAGCTTAATCCCCATTTTATGGGAGTTGACCTCAA GTTCTTCTTCGTGAGGGCTGGAATGATGGGATGGTTGTTTATCAACCTGTCTTTGTTTGCAAAGAGCTACCTAGCTGGCTCAGCTAACCGCTCAGTCATTCTTTACCAATTCTTTTGTGCG TGGTATATTATAGATTACTTCATTCATGAAGAATTCATGACCTCCAC ATGGGACATTATTGCGGAGAGGTTGGGTTTCATGCTGGTGTTTGGTGACCTAGTTTTCATTCCTTTTACCTTCAGTATTCAG GGTTGGTGGCTTCTGAGAAACAAAGTGGAGCTGCCACTTTTGGCTTCCGTTGCTAACTGCTTCGTTTTCCTTATCGG CTATTTAGTGTTCAGAGGAGCCAACAAACAAAAACATTTGTTCAAGAAGAACCCTAAAGCTCTTATATGGGGTAAACCTCCCAAAGTTGTTGGGGGAAAGCTACTGATATCTGGCTACTG GGGCATTGCAAGGCACTGCAATTACCTTGGGGATCTACTTCTGGCACTTTCATTCAGCTTGCCTTGTGGAGCCAG CTCTCCGATCCCATACTTCTACCCGACCTACCTGCTCATCCTGCTGATATGGAGGGAGAGAAGAGACGAGGCAAGGTGCTCAGCAAAGTACAAGGACATCTGGGCTGAGTACTGCAGGCTTGTGCCTTCGAGGATCCTGCCTTACGTGTATTAA